Genomic segment of Salvia splendens isolate huo1 chromosome 12, SspV2, whole genome shotgun sequence:
TGGCTGTCATTACTTGATTGGATGTtactttattattcaattttgacAAGTCAAACTCAATTATATTCCATTAGGAGTCACTTTGACTTTTCTGACATCGTCATTACTGAGTCCGCCAACCACTACCTCTACGGAtcgggatcccctgctgtgttACGTCATTACTGAGTCCGTCAACCACTACCTCTAAGGATcgggatcctctgctgtgttAAAAAACATAGCAGTGGCTGCTGTGGTTTAAACGCAGGaattatcaaataaaaaacatCATTTGGTTAAAGAGAGATAAATGATGGGACGGCAGAATTTAAATGCATACAACTTCTATTTCTTTTGTTCACTTTTTTACCCattctttattaaattaattatgtgGTCTATCATGGTAACTTTTATCATTGAGTaactattaaaaatattatggaAGAAATTTTTAGTATGTAGTATCTTGTTTTACAATCATGATACCAACGCCACTTACCTATtaaaaaactaattaataatagaCATATTTATTATTAAGTAATAACATTAAGTTAATTGCATAAACCTCATTTCTGCAATTATTAAATCCCATACTAATTTttcacaaattataaaaaaacagtgtccaatttttttattttccaatatttttttattcaaataaaaatatagtactgtAAAATTCAATTAACTTTATCAATTTAAACATTTACAAATTTAGATCATGATATAATAAATTAGAAAGTTCcatctcattagagaaaaatattctctaaattaaaaaatcataattttaagGAACAAACTTATAAGgaaagtattttatatttttaagggatggaggaatggttatatttaaatttttattctgTACATGTTCAAAGCTAATAATTTGTTTTAGAAAATATACAGTTGATTTATTATGTGTATATTTGGTAAATAGCTAGATTATACAACTAACGAATTAAGTTGTTGTTAGATCAATTAATTGATATTAGAGATTGAACGAAATTAACATTTGGGTTGTGTTTTGAATGTTGATGCATCAATAACAAAAACTGCAACTTGTGTTTGTGTTGGATATTTTGAGACTTGTGTTTGTATTGGAGGAGTATTTTACAGATTACTAAAAAAGTTTTccattaataattttaatagcTACTCCATCAAAAAGTTACCCTGGCCGAGctcatataattaaatacgGAAATGGGTAAAATAGAGTGAACAAAAGAGcgcataattaatttaataaagaatGGGTAAAAAAGTGAACAAAAGAAATAGAAGTTGTATGCATTTAAATTCCGCCGTCCCATCATTCATCTCTCTTAACCAAATGCTGCGTTTTATTTGATAATTCCTGCGTTTaaaccacagcaggggatccttcCCCCTACCTCTACATTTAACATCGTCATCTCCAACTCTAATTCTCTTAAATTTTGCTTGTCTTGGAATTTTGACATATTTTAGAGAATATGTCAGCGTGCATGTTCACAGAGTGTAAGTGCTATAATGTCTTgcacaaaatatttttttattagtaagATATCATGAAAATAGTACTACTCAGTTTCGGCGTTAGATTATGAAAGATGCGTTCCCTTTTTTTAACTTGTTTTTTTCCTAAATCAAGTTTTTGAGTATCTTATTTTTCAGGGCCGGGTACccgaaaatatttcaaaatcggGTATTACATAGGCAAAAAATCAGATTTCGTGTTCAGATACCTGAAAATCAGATCGAGTATTTGCTAATACACATTTGGAAATTTCTGCTCGCACTTACAGGTTTGGATAGAGGTGGGAATACGGATACGTGTGGCTACCCAACCCGAAAATATCGAGTACCCGTACCCAAAAATTGTCAAGAACGTATGCCCAAACCCAACCTGAAGTGTGTTTCGGGTATTCGATACACGACACCGGTATCCGAACCCGATGAATTGGCTACCCGAATACCCAACATTGTCTatatactaggacttgaattttgtctatattttaataataagtcaataactataataaaattaaatatatacgtGTTAAATAAAGCTAAAATTCACCGTTTCAGTAAAATTGAATGAAATTCTTTTATTTGTTATGCTAATAATACGATTCATGTTTTTTGATGCTGGAAAATAATACAATacaataatgaaaaatataacTACTTcgttatttactttattttcaagACAAACTAGTATTACGTGTATATATAGAAAATTCAAATTGATTAATATCTTTAATATTAcacttattttatataaaaccAAAAAAGGTAGTtgtcacatttaatttaaaactcaTGAATAACTTAATGAGAATTGACTAtgcaaaatgtaaaaattaataaacatccaattaaaataagcaatcaaataatataattcaTAAATCATAGtaatagttaaataaataaaaaaaatcatactatcATTGTGATTAATAGATAGGGTGTGACacactttaaaaatatgcagtTCTTGTTTAAATGATTTCTTCAATGAGAACTATACATTATATAGACAGTAAAAAAGAATTAAACAATAAAGTGGGTATTAATTGGGTATTTGGATATATCCGATGCCCAAAAGTGTTACCTAATACCCGATATTTCTTAAACTCTATTACTCAAATATGTACCGGTCATATAAAATTGGATATTGGGTATCTAATAATATCCCTGCGAGTATTGGGTCCGGTACCGGTAAATTCAATACCTGATATCTACCTCTAGGTTTGGTTAATAGAAGTATATCAAAATAGGCGATATATTAAATATTactttgcatgtttttaaggcctttatttggtcaaTTTTAAATGACCACCAAATATGTCATTTAATggtatattttatatattctgGTATTTTAAGTATTTTCTTTATGTCTTGAACCTAAGACAAAGAAGAGTCCCATACCATGACGATGTGGATAAAGTTTTTCATTTCATTGTTTTTACTTTAGATATTGATTAAAATTAGATTtacttttttatgtttttgcCAAATTGCAAAACCGCACCATTAGTCTCCCTCCATTGTTTTTCAGTTCACATTTTTTGATTTTTCACATCCCTCTTCGTAAACACAAGCGATTTCAAGTCTGAATTTCTCTCCGTTCTTGCCGGTACGCCAGCAGCCGGCACAGCTGCTGCCGCCCTCACTGCCTCTTTTTTCAACCATCGAATATGTAAGAAATTCATGCTCCTTTTCAATTTTAGGTTAATCAGCTGTATTTCCATCTTTTAATTATAGTACTGATAGAATTCGAAGTCTCAGAAAGCGCTGAAGTTTCCGTGACGATGAGCATCGTACCGAAAGAAACAATTGAGGTTATAGCCCAGAGCATTGGCATCAGCAATTTATCTCCCGATGTGTTACCTGCTCTGGCTGCCGATGTCGAGTACCGTATTCGAGAAATAATGCAGGTCAATATAATTTCCGTTTTGATATTTTCGCGATTGTTGATTTTGCTTTTTATGCGCCGTTTTGATGTATCCAGTTGGTGCATGTAAGGTTTTAAATTGTGAATTTGTTGCAGGAATCTATCAAATGCATGAGGCATTCGAAGAGAACTACTTTAACTACGGACGACGTTGATAGTGCCCTCGGTTTAAGAAATGTCGAGGTGCTTTTATTTCAAATAGAATTTTCATTTATACAACCATGATATTATTTGATGGCATAATGTAATTCTCGATGTGGCCTTCGAAGTATATTGCTCTACTCTGTTGTGCATTTCATGGTTCTTATTGGTGCAACTATTGGTCATTGTTTGTGACTGTTGGTTGTGGTTTTTGACAATTGTGTAGCCAATATATGGATTTGCTTCTGGAGATCCACTGCGATTCGAACGTGCAGCAGGGCACAAGGATTTGTTCTATATAGAAGAAAAGGATGTGGAATTCAAGGAAGTATGTGATCATGAATGCCTGCTCAATAAAATCTTTGACTATTGTTGTAAAATTATTAGTCACAATTGTATGTTTTTACCTTACTTAGGTGATTGAAGCTCCTCTACCTAAGGCCCCACTGGACACCACAGTAGTTGCTCATTGGTTAGCTATTGACGGAGTTCAACCCGCTATTCCTGAAAATCCCCCTCCCGAAGCTCTTCAAAGTATGTATATATCATAGCGCGGTATCTTACATTTGTATGCACATGTGTTAAATACTGTCGATCAGCATGTTCCTTCTATGATAATCCTCTATCCTCTTCCACCTTCCTGTTCTTGCCGGACCAAATAATTACTCCATATGGCAATGCACGTGTTTCTTAAAGTTCAGTTTTTGTAAAATGATGAGTTGTTTTTTTGGAAGTGCTTTCACTTCCTGCAGATAACAGAAAGACTGAAGTCAAAGAGGATGGAGCATCTGTTGACATTAAATTACCTATAAAGCATGTGGTTTCACAGGAACTTCAGGTGCTGCTgatggttttttttatttttttatatgccCGTCGAGAAGATAATACATCTCATGTTTTTCTTGCCTTGTGATGCAGCTTTACTTTGAAAAAATTACCGAGTTGACTGTGACGAGATCCGAGTCCCCTTTATTTAAAGCTGCATTAGTGAGCTTGGCAACTGACTCAGGGATTCACCCCTTGGTTCCTTATTTTACACTTTTTGTTGCTGATGAGGTAAAACTAATGTAATCTCCATCTAGACTAACAACAATGCCAGATTATAAATGCTGAACAGTAACAATGGCAGGTTTCTCGGAATTTGAATaacttttctctactttttgcTTTGATGCGTCTTGTCCGGAGCCTTCTTCGGAATCCTCATATACATATCGAGCCATATGTAAGTTATTCTTGCATATACTcccttttcatttattttgccCAGTTCAGATTTTCTTGCTTTATGATTTATATAGTGTGTGTCATAGTGTTCTCCTAGTACCAGGTGACTTTAATCTTAGTATAAAATTAGTCTTTGGGTTCTTTATTTAGTTATACGTTGGCGTGTAGTAGTTTCTTTGCTCCTTAGGTCTCATTTAAACACTAGAGGTTGCAATTTGTGTATCTTATGGTGCATGATCTTTTGCTTCTCAagcaattactttttcttttttgaattaATCTCCATGAATGTTGAATTCTGATACTTCAAACTTCTAATTAGCTGCACCAACTGATGCCCTCAGTGCTGACATGCCTGGTTGCTAAAAGATTAGGAAATAAGTTCTCTGACAATCACTGGGAACTGAGAAATTTCACTGCTAGTCTAGTTGCTTCAATATGCAAGAGGTGAGAGATCGTCATATATACCTTCCATTACATAATGTATGATGTGGCTCTCTTCTGTTTCACTGTAAAAGTTGGGTGCATCACATGTCTTTGCAATTTGCATCAACCTCCTATCTATCATCTCTATAAATTTTTAGGTTAACTTCTTTATGGTACTACTCTGCAGATTTGGCCAGGTTTATTACAATCTCCAGCCACGTGTAACCAAGACAATGTTGACGGCTTTCATCAATCCATCAAAAACTCTCCCTCAACATTATGGTGCTGTTCGGGGCATAGCAGCCCTCGGAGCTAATGTGGTATTTCCCCCTTTTTTCCCCTCTCGATGTGTGTGACTATGTATGTAATCTTTGTAATATCCatgataatttatattttatttgcaaAAAATGCACAATGTTAAAATACGAGACTTTGTGCACACTGCCAGAACTATATGTTGTGTAGTTTAATACTGTCCCTTATCTATCCTAAGATGACCTCTGTTAAACATGCTAACCAGGTTCGATTACTTATTCTTCCCAATCTTGATCCTTATTTGCGGCTTCTGGAGCCAGAAATGCAACTAGAGAAGCAAAAGAATGAGATCAAGAGGCATGAAGCCTGGCTTGTATATGGGGCTCTATTGGTAAGATATATTGACCCTTTTTCTGTAACAAAGAATGGTTACTAAAAGTATCTTGTGCAATGTGCATCTGGTGCTATATGAGAAGGTTCTTCCAGATATATATgagattgttttttttttcaaattcctATTGTCTTTGATGATACTTTGACTTTGTTTTTCTGCTGCCATATGTAGAAGTGTATTGAAAACCTTATTTGAAAGATGTCTTCTAATCCTCTTACTATTTTTTTCATGCtctttcaagaatttcattaACTGGAAATATAGCAAATGCCGTAAATTGGCACTTATACTTCCAGTTTCTTTGTCTGAAGATAATTTGAGGGTGAGTGGCTTGTTAAGCATGGCAATTGGCAACTGTTAAAACTGCATGATGTGTGCAAACTATTAACGAGCCTACTGTTTCTCCTTAGGGGACTTTTGCATTATAAATTATCTTCTTTGGAGGCACATGGGAGTTGTTTCCTACTATGTTAGTTCGGGCTAGTGATAATCTATGGTGTGTTCTAAGCATGGAAGGTTCTATTATCTCGAAAAGATTTGGGAGGATTCAAATTAGTATAACACTGGTCTTGTTAATACTGAAATACTAGTAGAGTGCTCTAAGCCCTGAAGTAGATCAAGATGCGTTATCATAAACAAAGGCCACTTACTATTCTTCCAGTCAGTACAACAAGTGGAGGACCAATGAATTTATAATTATTGATTTTCAACATCTGAACTACATTTCATTTGTTGCTATGCTTGTGGAATGGAATAGCTGTATGTACCCTCAAAGGTTGTATTTACTGGTAGCTCTGTCCTTTCTTGTACCTGGATTGTCATTGCACATTTGGCCCCAGCTGAATCTAACTGATGAGATACTATCTTATTAGCGCGCAGCTGGTTTGTGCGTCTATGATCGGCTGAAGATGCTACCTTCTCTGCCATCCCCACCAGCACGTACTGTCTGTAGGAGCAATAGCAAAGTCGTGACTACTTCTTCAAGTATGTTTCTCTTCATCTTCACTTACTACTTCAATGAAACTGTTCATCATTTGATGTCTTAGTACTCTTGTGTAACTAATATTTGGGGTTTGGGGTGGCTCTTGGTGTCATAGTACTCTTGTGTAACTAATATTTGAAATTgggtgtgatccgttgctaacttgctaactcattaatgcaatgtattaaaaatgtcaacacgatgatactgaaatgtcaacataaacttaagttgatattttaatacattatgttgacattgatatttaaatgtcaacacagtttattaaaatgtcaacacaaatatgtgttgacattttaatgtgatcatgttaacatttttaatatactacGTTGATgtgttagcaagttagcaatttaagaaaagttagcatttgaACGCACCTTGTTTGAAATAATGTATATATGCTTCAGTTTCAACTACTTGTTCTTTTAAAGTAGTATTCTGAACTCAAAATATGACCAgcatgaaaatgaataaatcgTTTGCTGTCTCGCTAGCTATATCCTAAGAGTCTAATGCATTTATCTGCTCCAAATTGTGTTCAGATAAACGTAAAGCCACCATAGATAACATGATGCACCAACCACCGTTGAAGAAACTGGCAACAGACAGTTCTATGGGTGCAAACTCTCTGCCGGCAGACATAGCAGGAGCTAGTGGTGGATATTCAACAAATACTGGAGCTGCAGACTCATCAATGGCCTCAGGGAACAACAATGTGGCTGGATCAAGCAACAGAAGAGAGATAGGTGGTGGTCAAGGATTCAAGACTTCATCTGCTCTTGAGCAGGCGTGGAAGGAGGATACAGATGCCGCACAATTGCTGCCCTCACTGTATGAATATTTTGGTGAAAGCATGTTAACATTTGTTCCTTTACCCGAAGCGTCCTTATTCTTGTGATCTTTCCTCCCCCCCAAAGCCTACACAAGAGAGTTAGTGTTTGCTGTCGTCTTTTTACAGATATGTTCTCCCTGGTTAGTGTTCTGTTCTTCGGGAACGAAGATCACATTTCCAAAATACTAATGTAGATTCATTCGCATAGTTAGGAAAGATTGTTAGATTATATGCTATCCATGTTTTGTAGAACTCTGCACAGATTATGGTATGTTCTGAAGTTCAAGTAAATTCATAAACTACGATTATCCACTACTATATTTACTGCTCCATTCCAGTTGTATGCACCCGCGCTTCATAACATGTTCTCATTTTTCCAAAGGATAAATTTGATCGACCCATTGAAGGTTTGTAGTGATAAACcacaaaattaatttgattagtcatgtaaaattatactctctccatcccacgagaatatgcactttctaattttgaaaattattttctctctaatgaggtgggacccattctccaatctccactaacaatttaattactttttctctcttattttaccaattttccattaaaacccgtgtcgaacccaaagtgtatattctttgaggacggagggagtatacagTACTAGATTCTTTTGTTTCGATTAAagttgaatttatttaattcaaagaTTAAACACAACACAGATGATCATGTTGTTGGTGCAGTGTAGAAGGAAACATAGAAGACGAAAACATATAGTACTAGATTCTTTTGTTTCGATTAAAGTTGAATTTGATTTGATTCAAAGATTAAACACAACACATATGATCATGTTGTTGGTGCAGTGTAGAAGGAAACATAGAAGACGAAAACATATAGTACTAGATTCTTTTGTTTCGAttaaagttgattttgatttgattCAAAGATTAAACACAACACAGATGATCATGTTGTTGGTGCAGTGTAGAAGGAAACATGGAAGTTTTCAAGCAGAAAACAGATGCACAATAACACAAaccatatttattttctctcaaGGTACATAAACCAAGATAGCAACGTTCAACAAATGAATAAGTTCCATGGAAAGGATTACAAATGGCAAAATGGCGTACAATATGTTTTCATTAACAAAaatgtaatataaatattaCATAAGAGGGTTCCAATGTAATTCACTGCTTTTGGCTTACCCCTGTAACACTCAACGATGCAGGGTTCATGGGCACTCGGAGATCTCATTCCGCTTCATTCAAAATGGGAACAATCAGAGGGTTCATCTGTGCCAAATATACTATCGCCCACCTGCATATGCACAACATACAATCTTACAACtatgacaaaaatgaaaaagagtAGCCCACTAAATCAAGAAGACATCTCTTTCCACCATTTATTATATGAGCAGAACCAAGAGGCGTGACTTGATTATTTTGATATAGATAAGAGGATACATGTGGTTTGAGAAACGCCAGTATCCAGTTAAAAATGTCAAGTTTTGGCCTACAAGTACATTCTACACTCTTTATCTTGGAGTTATCTTACCCAAAATGACCAAAAATGTGTGTTCTTATCGTGTTTTTCTGTATCTATCTTCCCTACCAAACTACCCCTTAGTGTCCAGCATTGTTATAATCCAATTTTCCACACATAAAGTGACATCCATCAGGTCATTTTTCTCAAAAACAATTATCCTGATTCTAGCAGTCCTGAAATCCTTCTCAGTTCTAGACCAAGCATGCCACCCACCAGTACTTTATACAAGTTGGAGAGAAATGTAAAATGTGTTTTTCACAATTTCAGGTAACATCCCTTCCCCAACTCAAGCTtacatgagagagagagagatggtaTGCTCTTAAATGTGCTGTTATGATCTGACCTAAAGGACCCAGACCCCAACTGATGCCCATCAAACTTCTGTACAAGTCTAGACATCACCGGTCACCTAATAGTTAACAACATTGTTGTCAATTAATGTATGACCAAATTTTATGTAGTTGGTCACTTCCCTCAATATGTGGATTAAAGATAATCAAATGTCAAAGTTCATCTACAAGGCAATAGTACCTAAAATGTTTTTAAAACTttgttaaaatgataacaataaGATCAACTCAAGGATTGTTCTAAGAAGGGAATTTGTTTTCTAAAGGATTTTGAGACAGGAATTTCAGTTTTGCTGAAAAGAAGAGCACTGCCACCGGCCCATTTTGCACACATACACAGATTCCAGTCAAAGGAGCTAAACTAGTACATAGAGCTTCACCTCAGCTACACCATTGGAAGAATAGATGATTTAAGTTATGCAAAAAAGAAATATACCGACGAATGCTTATTACCAAGGTCAACAACATGCATCAGTACTTTTTTGTAAACAAGGAGAACTAACTTACATCATCCAACAGCAAACAGTCGTTGTAATAATCAATGTCAGAAGTAACCTGCATTGCAGAATACAATTACATTAACAACATTCTTAACATACACTCTTTCCACAGATTAAAGTGAGTTTCGAGACACAGTTCGCTATTTAACTAGATCAACAGATGATAAATCCAGCTACCAAACATATAAAGTAGCTGGACACATACAAATTAAAGTGAGTTCCGAGACAAGTTCGCCATTACAATCACTTAAATAAAGCATGGAGATGAATAACATATAACCAAAGATTATGGTCAACAGGCAGGCTAAGAACATTGTTCTAGAGCAACCAAAAAGTCAAGATAGCTCAatagaaattacaaataaaaacttACAGCAGAAATCATGGCAATAATTAACTTCAGAAACCAGAtgccaaaaaaaataaagttcaaGCAACATAATGGAGAAAAtcttaaaatgtcaacatacaGGTTAGTGGATGGCCCTTTGTTGCAGCAGATTCTGGTTAACAATGATGCAATTATGCCAACCACTACGAAGATCAGAGTAGTCACCAAAAACCCCATCTCCGATGCTTTTCCCAAATACAGTTATAATCAACGCTTTTACCTGCCGAGAGAATATAATTAACTAATATCAATAAACAGATTCATCATCAATCCAATCTGGAATTTACCAATATGATATCTTAGCTTttctgaaaaaagaaaatacgACAATGAGATGATCTGGAATTCAAATTTTAACGGGATCGATGCATTGATAAGAAACCTCGACATCATATATAGAAGTAAAAATCAACATCGGTGTCGGGAAAACCTTGATTACGGTGACCGGCGAAATCTTCCGGTGATGGGGAGTGCTAGATCCGTCTTGGCTTTGATGAGAttgaaatttaataataaaatcttTTGCAACGAATCGCGTTGCAATTTGATAGCCTGGGCcccgattttttatttagtaaaggaataataaaaatatagtgaTAGGCTTTCTCCTAATTCAGcccaataaataaaatgcaattcgttgagtcaaaaataaaatatagcaGTAATAGTAAATTAGAGTCAGTATGGTAATATTGCTAAGatacaatttaaatatttttttaataataagatGAAATTAGTAATT
This window contains:
- the LOC121757297 gene encoding transcription initiation factor TFIID subunit 6-like, with amino-acid sequence MSIVPKETIEVIAQSIGISNLSPDVLPALAADVEYRIREIMQESIKCMRHSKRTTLTTDDVDSALGLRNVEPIYGFASGDPLRFERAAGHKDLFYIEEKDVEFKEVIEAPLPKAPLDTTVVAHWLAIDGVQPAIPENPPPEALQMLSLPADNRKTEVKEDGASVDIKLPIKHVVSQELQLYFEKITELTVTRSESPLFKAALVSLATDSGIHPLVPYFTLFVADEVSRNLNNFSLLFALMRLVRSLLRNPHIHIEPYLHQLMPSVLTCLVAKRLGNKFSDNHWELRNFTASLVASICKRFGQVYYNLQPRVTKTMLTAFINPSKTLPQHYGAVRGIAALGANVVRLLILPNLDPYLRLLEPEMQLEKQKNEIKRHEAWLVYGALLRAAGLCVYDRLKMLPSLPSPPARTVCRSNSKVVTTSSNKRKATIDNMMHQPPLKKLATDSSMGANSLPADIAGASGGYSTNTGAADSSMASGNNNVAGSSNRREIGGGQGFKTSSALEQAWKEDTDAAQLLPSLYEYFGESMLTFVPLPEASLFL